From Coffea arabica cultivar ET-39 chromosome 10e, Coffea Arabica ET-39 HiFi, whole genome shotgun sequence, one genomic window encodes:
- the LOC113712811 gene encoding small ribosomal subunit protein uS9c → MEGASVNSSTLSPKTIVLLLYYKWSALSYTNNEEQKAMATSLSSLASSLASLSFSTQISQKPHASALSFTSAKSLSLSKTSTPVIAASAAAVPSPVDLETADLKQLVKSRLPGGFAAQTIIGTGRRKSAIARVVLQEGSGKIIINYRDAKEYLQGNPLWLQYVKTPLSTLGYESSYDVFVKAQGGGLSGQAQAISLGIARALLKVSESHRTPLRQEGLLTRDARVVERKKVGLKKARKAPQYSKR, encoded by the exons ATGGAGGGCGCTTCAGTCAATTCAAGTACATTATCCCCAAAGACTATAGTACTATTACTATACTACAAGTGGAGTGCCCTCTCCTACACGAACAACGAAGAGCAGAAAGCCATGGCGACTTCCTTATCTTCTCTGGCCTCATCCTTGGCTTCTCTCTCCTTCTCTACCCAAATTTCCCAAAAACCCCATGCCTCCGCTCTCTCCTTCACTTCTGCTAAGTCCCTTTCCTTATCTAAGACTTCTACTCCCGTCATTGCCGCCTCCGCTGCTGCTGTCCCGTCGCCGGTTGATTTGGAGACTGCCGACCTCAAGCAGCTAGTCAAATCCAGACTTCCCGGAGGTTTTGCAGCCCAGACCATCATCGGCACCGGCCGCCGGAAGAGTGCCATTGCCCGGGTTGTCCTCCAAGAGGGCTCCGGCAAAATCATCATCAACTACCGTGACGCTAAG GAATATCTTCAAGGAAATCCACTGTGGCTTCAGTATGTGAAAACCCCTTTGTCTACTTTAGGATATGAGAGCAGTTATGATGTGTTTGTCAAAGCACAAGGTGGTGGTTTATCAGGGCAGGCTCAGGCAATATCTCTTGGCATTGCTCGTGCTCTACTGAAAGTCAGTGAGAGTCATAGAACACCTCTGAGGCAAGAAGGATTGCTGACAAGGGATGCGAGAGTGGTTGAAAGGAAGAAAGTTGGTCTCAAGAAGGCCCGAAAAGCTCCACAATACTCCAAGCGTTGA
- the LOC113712973 gene encoding F-box/FBD/LRR-repeat protein At1g13570-like, with protein sequence MSSMKQREPPKFLCKLEMEVDKISNLPGHIIDKILSHMSLRDAVRTSVLSSKWRYKWDTLPHLIFDNQSVLVSSQDQTLIKNKLVNIVDHVLLLHSGPIQKFKLSHRDLQGVSDIDRWILFLSRGALKEFVLEIWKGHRYKLPSSTYFCQDLIHLELFNCLLRPPATFDGFKNLKSIDLQHITMDQDAFEHLISSCPLLERLTLMNFDGFTNLNIHAPNLLFFDIGGVFENVSFQDTFQLAVVSIGLYTNTGFDRNLTFGSAGNLIKFFAHLPRIQRLEVQSYFLKYLTAGKVPGRLPTPCIELSFLSLRINFNDVEESLAALCLLRSSPNLQELEMLARPEEQSAMRISANIVEEDYENCPFNQLRFVKIAGISGLRQELNFIKFLLANSPVLEKMTVKPGSTDGGWELLKELMKELLRFRRASVQAQIIYLDP encoded by the exons ATGAGTAGCATG AAGCAACGGGAACCACCCAAGTTCCTTTGCAAATTGGAAATGGAGGTGGATAAGATTAGCAACTTACCAGGACATATCATAGACAAGATTTTGTCCCATATGTCACTGAGGGATGCTGTAAGAACTAGTGTCTTGTCAAGCAAGTGGAGATACAAATGGGATACACTTCCACACCTCATATTTGATAACCAATCTGTCTTGGTTTCATCACAAGATCAGACCCTAATTAAGAATAAGCTTGTTAACATTGTTGACCATGTCCTTTTACTCCATTCTGGGCcgatacaaaaatttaagctcTCTCACCGTGATCTTCAAGGTGTCAGCGATATTGATAGATGGATCCTGTTTTTATCAAGAGGCGCCTTAAAGGAATTTGTTCTTGAGATATGGAAAGGCCATAGATACAAGCTCCCATCATCTACATACTTTTGCCAAGACTTGATTCACTTGGAGCTCTTTAATTGTCTTTTAAGACCCCCAGCTACGTTTGATGGGTTTAAAAATTTAAAGAGCATAGATCTTCAGCACATTACAATGGACCAAGATGCATTTGAGCATCTAATATCTAGTTGCCCTTTGCTTGAGAGACTTACACTCATGAATTTTGATGGTTTCACGAATCTTAATATTCATGCGCCGAATCTTCTTTTCTTTGACATTGGAGGTGTATTTGAAAACGTGAGCTTCCAGGATACTTTCCAGCTAGCTGTAGTGTCCATTGGATTGTATACAAACACAGGATTTGATCGTAATCTTACTTTTGGCAGTGCTGGAAATTTGATTAAGTTTTTTGCTCACCTGCCTCGAATACAAAGGCTTGAGGTGCAGAGTTATTTCTTGAAG TATTTGACAGCTGGTAAAGTTCCTGGAAGACTGCCTACACCTTGTATTGAGCTCAGCTTTCTTTCCCTAAGGATAAATTTCAATGACGTAGAGGAGAGTTTGGCTGCTCTTTGCCTTCTTAGAAGTTCACCTAATCTACAGGAGCTTGAGATGTTG GCTCGGCCTGAGGAGCAGAGTGCCATGAGAATTTCTGCAAATATTGTGGAAGAAGATTATGAAAATTGTCCATTTAATCAACTGCGATTTGTTAAAATTGCTGGCATCTCTGGTCTCAGACAAGAACtgaattttatcaaatttctGCTTGCAAATTCACCTGTTCTCGAGAAAATGACTGTTAAGCCGGGTTCAACCGATGGAGGATGGGAGTTGCTTAAAGAACTGATGAAGGAGTTGCTCCGATTCCGGAGAGCTTCAGTACAAGCTCAAATTATTTACCTGGACCCTTAA